A stretch of Alkaliphilus flagellatus DNA encodes these proteins:
- a CDS encoding protein-glutamate methylesterase/protein-glutamine glutaminase: MSSNNKKVKVLVVDDSAFMRKILADILSSNETVEVIGMAKNGVEAIRLIQLLKPDVVTMDIEMPILNGIDALKEIMKTNPVPVIMLSSLTSDGAEATLTCLDIGAVDFVQKPSSVFRINIDDLKKELVNKINIASKVDLTFKNRKQSVKNNKLELIQNSNKTSTHNRKDKHYFIVIGTSTGGPRALQHVLPLMPKDIPASILIVQHMPPGFTKSLAERLNSMSNIAVKEAEDDEKILPGYAYIAPGNYHLEIKTKSNSDIFIKLSQEEPVSGHRPSVDALFKSVANNIDENIIAVIMTGMGADGSNGVKELKDNTDCYVIAQDEDTSVVYGMPKSAVNMGVVDDIVPLHEITNYILKKLGV; this comes from the coding sequence ATGAGTTCTAACAATAAAAAAGTTAAGGTGCTTGTTGTAGATGATTCTGCTTTTATGAGAAAAATCTTAGCAGATATATTAAGTAGTAATGAAACAGTAGAAGTAATAGGCATGGCTAAAAATGGAGTAGAAGCTATAAGACTTATACAACTTTTAAAGCCTGATGTAGTTACTATGGATATTGAAATGCCTATTTTAAATGGAATAGATGCCCTAAAAGAAATTATGAAGACTAATCCAGTTCCGGTAATAATGCTAAGTAGTTTAACGTCAGATGGTGCAGAGGCAACTTTAACTTGTTTAGATATTGGAGCTGTCGATTTTGTTCAAAAGCCTTCTAGTGTTTTTAGAATTAATATAGATGATCTTAAAAAAGAATTAGTTAATAAAATTAATATTGCTTCAAAAGTAGATTTGACTTTTAAGAATAGAAAGCAATCTGTAAAAAACAATAAATTAGAATTAATTCAAAACTCCAACAAAACATCTACTCACAATAGAAAAGACAAACATTATTTTATTGTTATAGGGACTTCTACTGGAGGGCCTAGAGCCTTGCAACATGTACTTCCATTAATGCCTAAAGATATTCCAGCAAGTATTTTAATTGTTCAACATATGCCACCAGGCTTTACAAAATCTTTAGCTGAAAGATTAAATAGTATGTCAAATATTGCTGTAAAGGAAGCCGAGGATGATGAAAAAATTCTCCCTGGCTATGCCTATATTGCACCAGGGAATTATCATTTGGAGATAAAAACAAAGTCTAACAGTGATATTTTTATTAAACTATCACAGGAAGAACCCGTTTCAGGACACAGACCATCGGTCGATGCACTATTTAAATCTGTTGCGAATAATATTGATGAAAATATTATTGCTGTTATTATGACTGGAATGGGAGCAGATGGTTCAAATGGTGTAAAGGAACTTAAAGATAATACGGACTGTTATGTTATTGCACAGGATGAAGATACGAGTGTAGTTTATGGTATGCCAAAAAGTGCAGTAAATATGGGAGTTGTAGATGACATTGTTCCATTACATGAAATTACAAACTATATATTAAAAAAGTTGGGAGTGTAA
- a CDS encoding chemotaxis protein CheA has protein sequence MDINQYLEIFIEESKEHLQNMNSNLLYLENHPEDTNTLNEIFRVAHTLKGMSATMGFNNIAHLTHEMENVLDYIRRGNMKVNTEITDLLFECFDRLEGYINNVEANSEEGNDSALELIDKLQISKLVDINANDKDQDEKKIKLNANKTIKSTIEFNEYLSNVVSTAIKDGLNVNLIKITLDGNCMLKSARAYIIISTLEKFSDIVQSNPSIEEIEDEKFDLSFELVLITKHNEEFIRKELSSISEVESIEISPVLSENIDISQKNDVVNNTDKIQVVEENKQQENEEAKNKKSKTSKTVRVDIDRLDNLMNLVSELIIIKTRLEDAGDERGRQNTSEAIEYLERITTNLHDAVMKVRMVPIERVFNRFPRMVRDLSKDLGKDITLILSGEETEVDRTVIDEIGDPLIHLIRNSIDHGIEEIDKRLELGKQRTGTVKLSAYPDGNSVVIEVEDDGSGINIEKVKNKAIERGIITTQDTQLMDNKELIQLLFSPGFSTADKISDISGRGVGLDVVKTKIESLGGIVEADTTLGKGTKFIIRLPLTLAIIQALLVVVGSEKYAIPLNSIKEITTIEKSSIRRVQKNEVVLYRDSTLPILRLSELLNVPNTNSDIDSDNFDEDVIVVIVKKGDKDAGLIVDKLIGQQEIVIKSLGKYLSTIRSIAGATILGNGSVALIVDTNSFF, from the coding sequence ATGGATATAAATCAATATTTAGAAATATTTATTGAAGAATCAAAGGAGCATTTACAAAACATGAATTCGAATTTATTGTATTTAGAAAATCATCCCGAAGATACAAATACATTAAATGAGATTTTTAGGGTAGCTCATACATTAAAAGGTATGTCTGCAACTATGGGCTTCAATAATATTGCACATTTGACTCACGAGATGGAAAATGTTTTAGATTATATCCGAAGAGGAAATATGAAAGTCAACACAGAAATAACAGATCTCTTATTTGAATGTTTTGATAGATTGGAAGGGTATATAAATAATGTTGAAGCCAATAGTGAAGAAGGAAATGATTCTGCATTAGAATTGATTGATAAGTTGCAAATATCTAAACTAGTTGATATAAATGCTAATGATAAAGATCAAGATGAAAAGAAAATAAAACTTAATGCTAACAAAACAATAAAATCAACTATTGAATTCAATGAATATCTGAGTAATGTTGTTTCTACAGCTATAAAAGATGGACTTAATGTTAACTTAATAAAAATAACATTAGATGGTAATTGTATGTTAAAGTCAGCAAGAGCTTATATAATTATAAGTACACTTGAAAAATTTTCAGATATAGTTCAATCTAATCCTAGTATAGAAGAGATTGAAGATGAAAAATTTGATCTATCTTTTGAATTAGTATTAATAACAAAACACAATGAGGAGTTTATTAGAAAGGAACTAAGTTCTATATCTGAAGTTGAATCTATAGAAATAAGTCCAGTGCTATCAGAAAATATTGATATATCTCAAAAAAATGATGTTGTTAATAATACTGACAAGATACAAGTAGTAGAGGAAAATAAGCAGCAAGAAAATGAAGAAGCGAAAAATAAAAAATCAAAAACAAGTAAAACTGTAAGGGTTGATATAGATCGTTTAGATAACTTAATGAACTTAGTTAGTGAGCTTATTATAATAAAGACCCGATTAGAAGATGCTGGAGATGAAAGAGGTAGACAAAATACGAGTGAAGCTATTGAATACCTCGAAAGGATAACAACAAACTTACATGATGCAGTAATGAAAGTAAGAATGGTTCCGATTGAAAGAGTATTTAATCGTTTCCCTCGAATGGTAAGAGATCTATCTAAGGATTTAGGAAAAGATATAACATTGATTTTGTCGGGGGAAGAAACTGAGGTAGATCGTACTGTAATTGACGAAATAGGGGATCCTCTTATTCATTTAATACGTAACTCCATTGATCATGGTATTGAAGAGATCGATAAAAGACTAGAGTTAGGAAAACAAAGAACTGGAACCGTTAAACTTTCCGCATATCCTGATGGTAACAGTGTAGTAATTGAAGTAGAAGATGATGGTAGCGGAATAAATATTGAGAAAGTAAAAAATAAAGCAATTGAGAGAGGAATAATTACAACTCAGGATACACAATTAATGGACAATAAAGAACTTATACAGCTATTATTTAGTCCAGGATTTAGCACGGCTGATAAAATATCGGATATTTCTGGACGTGGCGTGGGACTTGATGTAGTTAAAACGAAAATAGAGTCCTTAGGTGGAATCGTTGAAGCAGATACAACTTTAGGAAAAGGAACAAAGTTTATTATTAGACTTCCCCTTACACTAGCTATAATTCAAGCATTGTTAGTTGTAGTTGGGTCAGAAAAGTATGCTATACCTTTAAATTCAATAAAAGAAATTACAACTATAGAAAAAAGTAGTATTCGTAGAGTTCAAAAAAACGAAGTTGTTTTATATAGAGATTCAACATTACCTATATTAAGACTTTCTGAGTTACTGAATGTACCTAATACGAATAGTGATATTGATAGTGATAATTTTGATGAGGATGTAATTGTAGTTATCGTAAAAAAGGGAGATAAGGATGCAGGCCTAATTGTAGACAAGCTAATAGGACAACAGGAGATTGTGATAAAATCATTAGGTAAATATCTTTCAACAATTCGGTCAATTGCAGGCGCTACAATTTTAGGTAATGGATCAGTAGCTTTAATTGTAGATACTAATTCTTTCTTTTAA
- the rpsB gene encoding 30S ribosomal protein S2, translating into MSVISMKQLLEAGVHFGHQTRRWNPKMGEYIFTERNGIYIIDLQKTVKKVEEAYSAMKEIASEGGTILFVGTKKQAQEAIEEEAKRSGMFYVNQRWLGGMLTNFKTIKKRIERLHELEKMEEDGIFEVLPKKEVIKLRHEQEKLEKFLGGIKDMTEMPDALFVVDPRKERIAIQEAHTLGIPVISIVDTNCDPDEVDYVIPGNDDAIRAVKLLTATMANAVIEGKQGVQTEA; encoded by the coding sequence ATGTCAGTAATCTCAATGAAACAATTATTAGAAGCTGGGGTTCACTTTGGACACCAAACTAGAAGATGGAACCCTAAAATGGGTGAGTACATTTTTACAGAAAGAAATGGAATATATATTATAGACCTTCAAAAAACTGTAAAAAAAGTAGAAGAAGCTTATAGTGCTATGAAGGAAATTGCTTCTGAAGGAGGAACAATTTTATTTGTAGGAACTAAAAAGCAAGCGCAAGAAGCTATTGAAGAAGAAGCTAAGAGAAGTGGAATGTTCTATGTTAACCAAAGATGGTTGGGTGGAATGTTAACTAACTTTAAAACTATCAAGAAGAGAATTGAACGTCTTCATGAATTAGAAAAAATGGAAGAAGATGGAATATTCGAAGTATTACCTAAAAAAGAAGTTATTAAGCTTCGTCATGAGCAAGAAAAACTTGAAAAGTTTTTAGGTGGTATTAAAGACATGACTGAGATGCCAGATGCTTTATTTGTAGTAGACCCTAGAAAAGAAAGAATTGCTATCCAAGAGGCTCATACTCTAGGAATTCCTGTTATTTCAATTGTTGATACAAACTGTGATCCAGATGAAGTAGACTATGTTATTCCTGGGAATGATGATGCTATAAGAGCTGTTAAATTACTTACTGCTACTATGGCAAACGCTGTAATTGAAGGAAAACAAGGGGTTCAAACAGAGGCATAA
- a CDS encoding MinD/ParA family protein, producing the protein MDQAAKLRELINSRRMYSKQIAAHNENITKDARIICVTSGKGGVGKTNFTINLGMELTKLNNRVVIIDADLGLANIDVVLGTVPKYTLLDVIHNDKSLDEVMINGPNDIKIISGGSGVLELVDMSLASIQQLIEKLNSINNYADIILIDTGAGLSNSVLSFVLSAQEIIIVTTPEPTSITDAYAMIKTINLKDKNKKIKVIVNRVENITEGNIAFEKLNNASKRFLSMDLEKLGHIFDDNSVSRSVKKQRPFTMEYPNSIASKNIKNIAIKLVNDVTFESSNVFDNFFKKLVNFLR; encoded by the coding sequence ATGGACCAAGCCGCCAAATTGCGAGAGTTAATTAATAGTAGAAGAATGTATTCTAAACAAATTGCCGCACATAATGAGAATATCACTAAGGATGCTAGAATAATATGTGTTACTAGTGGAAAGGGTGGGGTTGGCAAAACAAACTTTACAATTAATTTAGGTATGGAATTGACTAAATTAAATAATAGAGTAGTTATTATAGATGCAGATTTAGGCCTAGCTAATATTGATGTAGTTTTAGGAACAGTCCCTAAATATACTTTACTTGACGTTATTCATAATGATAAATCCTTAGATGAAGTTATGATAAATGGCCCTAATGATATAAAGATTATATCTGGTGGATCTGGAGTCCTTGAGTTAGTAGATATGTCTTTAGCATCTATACAGCAGTTAATTGAAAAACTCAACTCTATAAATAATTACGCAGATATTATTTTGATTGATACAGGAGCAGGTTTATCTAACTCAGTTCTATCTTTTGTTCTTTCAGCTCAAGAAATTATAATTGTTACTACGCCTGAACCAACATCTATAACAGATGCATATGCTATGATTAAAACTATAAATTTAAAAGATAAAAATAAAAAAATAAAGGTTATAGTTAACAGAGTGGAGAATATAACTGAAGGTAATATTGCTTTTGAAAAACTAAACAATGCGTCTAAACGTTTTCTATCAATGGATTTAGAAAAATTAGGTCATATTTTTGATGATAATAGTGTTAGTAGATCTGTAAAAAAACAAAGACCTTTTACAATGGAATATCCTAATAGCATTGCTAGTAAAAACATTAAAAATATTGCTATAAAACTTGTAAATGATGTTACATTTGAAAGTAGCAATGTTTTTGATAACTTTTTTAAAAAGCTAGTTAATTTTTTAAGATAG
- a CDS encoding FliA/WhiG family RNA polymerase sigma factor, whose protein sequence is MEHRTLWHNYKQNNDIQAKTLLIEEYVRLVKVIAGRLYTSYGTNIEYDDLVSYGIFGLIDAIEKFDLDKQVKFETYAQIRIRGAIIDHLRNLDWVPRSARQKSKQVEDAYCRLENQLGRSVSDLEVARELRITVKELQEIMLQTASFNVISLEEAVFEGYTLGKIENEKQLPEELVCSQETYDTLKNNIVQLPEREKQVISLYYYNNLTYKEIGQVLEISESRVSQLHSKAISRLKSKLTVK, encoded by the coding sequence ATGGAGCATAGAACCCTATGGCATAATTACAAACAGAATAATGATATACAAGCGAAAACATTACTCATAGAAGAGTATGTTAGACTAGTAAAAGTTATTGCTGGCCGATTATATACATCTTATGGCACAAATATAGAATATGATGACTTAGTTAGCTACGGTATTTTTGGCTTAATAGATGCTATAGAAAAATTTGATTTAGATAAACAAGTTAAGTTTGAAACATACGCACAAATACGTATAAGGGGAGCGATCATTGATCATTTAAGAAACTTAGATTGGGTTCCAAGATCTGCTAGACAGAAATCCAAGCAAGTTGAAGATGCTTATTGTAGATTGGAAAACCAACTAGGACGATCAGTTTCTGACTTAGAGGTAGCAAGAGAATTGAGGATTACGGTTAAGGAGCTACAAGAAATTATGCTACAAACAGCCTCCTTTAATGTAATCTCATTAGAGGAGGCTGTTTTCGAAGGATATACATTAGGAAAAATAGAAAATGAAAAACAATTACCTGAAGAGTTAGTGTGTAGCCAAGAGACATATGATACTCTCAAAAATAATATAGTACAATTACCTGAACGTGAGAAACAGGTTATATCGCTATATTATTATAATAATTTAACATATAAAGAAATAGGACAGGTACTAGAAATATCCGAATCAAGAGTGTCTCAATTACACTCTAAAGCCATCTCAAGATTAAAATCTAAATTAACCGTAAAATAG
- a CDS encoding chemotaxis protein CheC — MDLSIEDLNNLHLDVLREIGNIGAGNAATALAGLINKRIDMNVPSVKILDFNDVSAVLGGEEIVVSGVYFEVEGDIEGNIMFLLDLRSAKVLTNILMGREDPSNELDEMDHSALQEIGNILSGAYISSLSSLTNLNIKISIPSLCIDMAGAIISVPAIQFGYMGDKVLLIETILQDGNDTVKGNFFLIPEAKSFKTLLNSLGVYI; from the coding sequence TTGGATTTATCAATAGAGGACTTAAATAATTTGCATTTAGATGTATTAAGAGAAATTGGTAATATTGGTGCTGGAAATGCAGCTACAGCCTTAGCTGGATTGATTAATAAAAGAATAGATATGAATGTACCATCTGTAAAAATTTTAGATTTTAATGACGTAAGTGCAGTTTTAGGCGGAGAAGAAATTGTTGTATCTGGTGTTTATTTTGAAGTTGAGGGTGATATTGAAGGTAATATTATGTTTTTACTTGACTTAAGATCTGCAAAGGTTTTAACAAATATTTTAATGGGTAGGGAAGATCCTAGCAATGAATTAGATGAAATGGATCATTCGGCTCTACAGGAAATAGGAAATATTTTATCTGGAGCCTATATATCTTCACTGTCATCTTTAACTAATTTAAACATTAAAATATCTATTCCATCATTATGTATAGACATGGCAGGGGCAATAATCAGTGTACCCGCAATACAATTTGGATATATGGGAGATAAAGTTTTATTAATTGAAACAATACTCCAAGATGGTAACGACACAGTAAAAGGTAATTTTTTTCTCATTCCAGAAGCTAAATCTTTCAAAACTCTATTAAATAGTCTAGGAGTGTATATTTAA
- a CDS encoding flagellar brake protein: MNIFSELKIGDKLSVEFCDEDTNQGQNNMLNTQLIDIDINDNCLHISSPIYRGKRYSLYEGQKITMFFYRKKGVYQFDAKVIKKIESNIVTFVLKLIGDVQKIQRRNYYRLPIVTDAILKKHKNDKILEFECVTKDLSGGGVKIACKNEVEKSDNITIDIYLDEDQVITMDGEVIRITKDLDNNLYEIGIKFKETNETGTDRIFSFIFEKQRLMRKKGLI, from the coding sequence ATGAATATATTCTCTGAGTTGAAAATTGGAGATAAATTAAGTGTAGAGTTTTGTGATGAAGATACTAATCAGGGACAAAACAATATGCTTAATACTCAACTTATTGATATAGATATAAATGATAATTGTTTACATATTTCATCTCCAATTTATAGAGGAAAAAGATACTCCCTCTATGAAGGACAAAAAATTACTATGTTTTTTTATCGTAAAAAAGGAGTATACCAATTTGATGCGAAAGTAATAAAAAAAATAGAATCAAATATCGTAACCTTTGTACTTAAGCTTATAGGAGATGTACAAAAGATTCAAAGAAGAAATTATTATAGGCTACCCATCGTTACTGATGCTATCTTAAAAAAACATAAAAATGATAAAATTCTTGAGTTCGAATGTGTCACTAAGGATTTAAGTGGTGGTGGAGTTAAAATTGCTTGTAAAAATGAAGTGGAAAAGTCAGACAATATTACAATTGACATTTATCTTGATGAAGATCAGGTAATTACTATGGACGGAGAAGTAATTCGTATTACTAAAGATTTAGATAATAATCTTTATGAAATAGGAATTAAATTTAAAGAAACTAACGAAACAGGCACAGATAGAATATTTAGTTTTATTTTTGAGAAACAAAGATTAATGCGTAAAAAAGGATTGATATAG
- a CDS encoding chemotaxis protein CheW, with translation MSSINQYVVFKLNNESYGLLIEYVETIEKLTEITRVPSAPYYISGVINLRGEVIPVVDLRRRFQLENVSNTDENRIIVLSFEEMNVGILVDSCSEVVTLDTNQIDKAYDLISSFEDDYIQGIGKFDERMIIIVDIPKLLINNITG, from the coding sequence ATGAGTTCGATAAATCAATATGTTGTATTTAAGTTAAATAATGAGAGCTATGGATTATTAATTGAGTATGTCGAAACAATTGAAAAACTTACTGAAATAACTAGAGTTCCTAGTGCGCCATACTACATAAGTGGAGTAATAAATTTAAGGGGAGAGGTTATACCAGTAGTAGATCTTCGAAGGAGATTTCAGTTAGAAAATGTTAGTAACACAGATGAAAATAGGATTATTGTACTTTCTTTTGAAGAGATGAATGTAGGGATACTAGTAGATTCATGTTCTGAGGTTGTTACATTGGATACGAACCAAATTGATAAAGCCTATGATCTAATAAGTTCCTTTGAGGATGACTATATTCAGGGCATTGGTAAGTTTGATGAAAGAATGATCATTATAGTAGATATTCCTAAACTTCTAATAAATAATATTACTGGGTAA
- the flhF gene encoding flagellar biosynthesis protein FlhF, which translates to MKVKKFYGVDNHDVITKVKSELGSNAVILHQRKVKPKGIFGFLKKSVVEVVAAIEENEIATTMTNITNMAKAQEINLRERATLKSKDKELQMEINDIKSMLGTVVNQMQSINLSKATDDLNSKKNSYIYNVLRENEIDEELINELLNNCDIDINDLELKDKETIKKILAQIIPTTINNNIDFNSKVIFFVGPTGVGKTTTIAKIAANYNLEKGLNVGLISADTYRIAAVEQLKVYSDILNIPLEVIYSPKEIHTALERLSNSDIIMIDTAGRSHKNSEHVDELALLLNEVKNKSVYLVISSTTKNSDLKDILKTYSFIEDYKIIFTKLDEVSTYGPILNIAMREPEYISYVTTGQSVPDDIEVVTSNKILDMLLKEI; encoded by the coding sequence ATGAAAGTAAAAAAATTTTATGGTGTTGATAACCATGACGTTATAACTAAAGTAAAGAGTGAGTTAGGATCAAATGCTGTAATTCTTCATCAGAGAAAAGTTAAACCCAAAGGTATATTTGGTTTCTTAAAAAAATCAGTTGTAGAAGTGGTAGCTGCAATTGAAGAAAATGAAATAGCTACAACAATGACTAATATAACCAATATGGCTAAGGCTCAAGAGATAAATCTAAGAGAAAGAGCAACGTTAAAGTCTAAAGATAAGGAACTACAAATGGAAATAAATGATATTAAATCTATGCTAGGTACTGTAGTCAACCAAATGCAAAGTATTAACTTATCAAAAGCAACCGATGACTTAAATAGTAAAAAAAATAGTTACATATATAACGTGTTGCGTGAAAATGAAATAGATGAGGAATTAATTAATGAACTTTTAAATAATTGCGATATTGATATTAATGATTTAGAACTGAAAGATAAAGAAACTATCAAAAAAATCCTGGCACAGATTATACCAACAACTATTAATAATAATATAGACTTTAATTCAAAGGTTATATTTTTTGTCGGTCCTACAGGTGTAGGTAAAACAACTACAATTGCGAAAATTGCTGCAAACTATAATTTGGAAAAAGGTTTAAATGTTGGATTAATAAGTGCAGATACATATCGGATAGCTGCTGTAGAACAATTGAAGGTTTATAGTGATATTTTAAATATTCCATTGGAAGTAATTTATTCGCCTAAGGAAATTCATACTGCTCTTGAACGTCTTAGTAATAGCGATATAATCATGATTGATACTGCTGGCAGAAGTCATAAGAATAGTGAACATGTAGATGAATTAGCTTTACTTTTAAATGAAGTAAAAAATAAAAGCGTTTATTTAGTAATTAGCTCGACCACTAAGAATAGTGATTTAAAAGATATTTTAAAAACATATAGTTTTATAGAGGATTATAAAATTATTTTTACAAAATTAGATGAAGTTAGCACCTACGGACCGATTTTAAATATTGCTATGAGAGAACCTGAATATATTTCCTATGTAACTACTGGACAAAGTGTTCCTGATGATATTGAAGTGGTAACTTCAAATAAAATTTTAGATATGTTACTGAAGGAGATATAA
- a CDS encoding chemotaxis protein CheD — translation MQTITKVGMADMNIVQDPGVITTLGLGSCVGIILYDKAIKTAGLVHIMLPSSKHIKNNENKAKFADTGIQLLLDKMMERGCNKSRITAKIAGGSQMFSFQTNNEIMKIGERNVLATKEILQLLNIPIIAEDTGGNYGRTIEFYSNNGKLIIKTIGHGVHEI, via the coding sequence ATGCAAACGATTACTAAGGTTGGTATGGCTGATATGAATATAGTTCAAGATCCGGGGGTCATTACAACTCTAGGACTAGGATCTTGTGTAGGTATTATTCTATATGACAAAGCCATTAAAACTGCTGGTTTAGTTCATATTATGTTACCAAGCAGCAAACATATTAAAAATAATGAGAACAAAGCTAAGTTTGCGGACACTGGTATACAATTATTACTTGATAAAATGATGGAAAGAGGTTGCAATAAGTCTAGAATTACAGCAAAAATCGCTGGAGGTAGTCAAATGTTTTCATTTCAAACTAATAATGAAATAATGAAAATAGGTGAACGAAATGTATTAGCCACTAAGGAAATATTACAATTACTAAATATACCTATAATTGCAGAGGATACTGGTGGAAATTATGGTCGAACTATTGAATTTTATTCTAATAATGGAAAACTTATTATTAAAACTATAGGACATGGTGTACATGAAATTTAA
- a CDS encoding FapA family protein, with amino-acid sequence MTNEYIVVEGETYNDALTKGLKSLNLTDDQVKVEVLDEKKGFLFKKGLFKLKITPISISYDTDIQSDKNINDTKKSEFYLDYRPDGVYLTITEIPSKVGIGNILDFLTKKYVKDYDYEKIARCLENKNGDPEKIAPSQDEFLIDSSLQIDVSKNKLEVTILLTEPSGGKILSATEIVDNLNKNNIKFGIINKKIEEVVNRQVFNQSILIAQGKAAISGEDGQIIYPFNDETESRNTIIDEDGRIDYKNLNRIRNVNAGTLLIEIIPPTEGINGMDVYGNEIVAKNGKEVLIKKGKNVVESEDGLKIYAAKDGEVHFIDGTIYVDEVININGDIDNETGNIQFNGKINIKGNVQSGFKVEAEGDIEIWGVVEGATLISKGNIIIHRGVQGNNQAYLQCSGNLNAKYLENVRVKCGGNVVSDAILHSDVTTKGKIIVSGKKGLIVGGDIKAGKEVRANVVGSNMGTITRIEVGIDPEEKKYYEQLKVEMLDIEKNIDNSKKAIELLNKISKKQQLTNEKQELLVKSLKTYKVLNAKYDDVTKELQELSARFKEPNNGKIHVVTTIYTGVKVTIGSSSRQIYDELSNCTLYVKDGDVSIGPYEK; translated from the coding sequence ATGACAAATGAGTATATTGTTGTTGAAGGTGAGACTTATAATGATGCTTTAACTAAAGGATTAAAAAGTTTAAACTTAACAGATGATCAAGTTAAAGTCGAAGTTTTAGATGAAAAGAAAGGTTTTTTATTTAAAAAAGGATTATTTAAATTAAAAATAACGCCTATATCAATTAGTTATGACACCGATATACAATCGGACAAAAATATAAATGATACAAAAAAAAGTGAATTTTACCTAGATTATCGTCCAGATGGAGTTTATCTCACTATTACAGAGATACCATCAAAAGTTGGTATAGGAAATATATTAGATTTCTTAACTAAAAAATATGTAAAAGACTATGATTATGAGAAAATCGCTCGGTGTTTAGAAAATAAAAATGGCGATCCGGAGAAAATTGCACCTTCTCAAGATGAATTTTTAATTGATAGCAGTTTGCAAATAGATGTGTCTAAAAATAAACTAGAAGTAACAATATTACTGACAGAGCCAAGTGGCGGGAAAATATTATCTGCTACTGAAATTGTAGACAACTTAAATAAAAATAATATTAAATTTGGAATTATCAATAAAAAAATAGAAGAAGTAGTTAATAGACAAGTATTTAATCAATCTATTTTAATAGCACAAGGTAAGGCAGCTATAAGCGGAGAAGATGGACAAATTATTTATCCTTTTAATGATGAAACAGAAAGTAGAAATACAATTATTGATGAAGATGGAAGAATTGATTATAAAAACTTGAATAGAATACGGAATGTGAATGCAGGTACTTTACTTATAGAAATCATTCCTCCTACTGAAGGTATAAATGGGATGGATGTCTATGGAAATGAAATAGTTGCTAAAAACGGTAAAGAAGTTCTTATAAAAAAGGGAAAAAATGTAGTAGAAAGTGAAGATGGTTTGAAAATTTATGCTGCTAAAGACGGAGAGGTACATTTCATAGATGGTACTATATATGTAGATGAAGTTATAAATATCAATGGGGATATAGATAACGAAACAGGCAATATCCAATTTAATGGTAAAATTAATATTAAGGGAAATGTACAGTCAGGGTTTAAGGTTGAAGCAGAAGGAGATATTGAAATTTGGGGAGTAGTAGAAGGTGCTACCTTAATTTCTAAAGGAAATATTATTATTCACAGAGGAGTACAAGGCAATAACCAAGCTTATCTACAATGTTCTGGAAATTTAAACGCAAAATACCTTGAAAATGTAAGAGTAAAATGTGGCGGCAATGTTGTGTCAGATGCTATATTACACAGTGATGTTACTACTAAGGGAAAAATTATAGTTTCGGGCAAAAAAGGCTTGATTGTTGGTGGAGATATAAAAGCTGGTAAGGAAGTAAGGGCTAATGTAGTAGGATCTAATATGGGAACTATTACTAGAATAGAAGTTGGAATTGATCCTGAGGAAAAAAAATATTATGAACAACTTAAAGTTGAAATGCTAGATATTGAGAAAAACATTGATAATTCCAAAAAAGCTATTGAACTATTAAATAAAATATCGAAAAAACAGCAGTTGACTAATGAAAAGCAAGAATTATTAGTTAAATCATTAAAGACATATAAGGTTTTAAATGCTAAGTATGACGATGTTACTAAAGAATTGCAAGAATTATCAGCAAGATTCAAGGAGCCAAATAACGGTAAAATTCATGTTGTAACAACTATTTATACTGGTGTAAAGGTAACTATAGGCAGTAGCTCTCGACAAATTTACGATGAATTATCAAATTGTACCTTATATGTAAAAGATGGTGACGTCTCAATCGGCCCATATGAAAAGTAA